One Streptomyces sp. B21-105 genomic region harbors:
- a CDS encoding glycosyltransferase, whose amino-acid sequence MSRFLFVVPPLTGHVNPTVGVAAELVARGHRVAWVCPDPELVGRLAGRAAGPVFGCGGAPAGERPAELRGPEALKFLWEWYLLPLAEAMAPGVRAAVEAFRPDVVVADQQAFAGALVAERLGLPWATSATTSAEFTDPLAGLPKVRQWLDERLTALRAAVGDPAAAGDPRFSPHLVLAYSTPELAGETPGVLGVPGSGGTAGSNGVAGSGGNGRRVCWVGPSVSARPSAAGFPWEWLDAGRATVLVTLGTANADVGGRFLDVCRSALRERADRVQGVIVDPGGTLTAREPDKDVLVVPFVPQLALLERGVGAVVCHAGHNTVCEALWHGVPLVVAPIRDDQPVVAAQVVDAGAGVRVRFGRVTAQRFGAALDSVLDDPGHPAAADRIRTAFRTAGGASAAAARLDELAREFT is encoded by the coding sequence ATGAGCCGGTTCCTGTTCGTCGTCCCGCCGTTGACCGGGCACGTCAACCCGACCGTCGGCGTCGCCGCCGAGCTCGTCGCGCGGGGCCATCGGGTGGCCTGGGTCTGTCCCGACCCCGAACTGGTCGGCCGGCTGGCGGGGCGCGCAGCCGGCCCGGTCTTCGGCTGCGGCGGGGCACCCGCGGGTGAGCGGCCCGCGGAGCTGCGCGGGCCCGAGGCGCTGAAGTTCCTGTGGGAGTGGTACCTGCTGCCGCTGGCCGAGGCGATGGCGCCGGGGGTGCGGGCGGCCGTCGAGGCGTTCCGGCCCGATGTGGTCGTCGCCGACCAGCAGGCCTTCGCCGGCGCGCTGGTCGCCGAGCGGCTGGGTCTGCCCTGGGCGACCTCGGCGACCACGTCCGCCGAGTTCACCGACCCGCTGGCCGGGCTGCCCAAGGTCCGCCAGTGGCTGGACGAGCGGCTGACCGCGCTGCGGGCCGCCGTCGGCGACCCGGCCGCAGCCGGCGACCCCCGCTTCTCCCCGCACCTCGTTCTCGCTTACAGCACACCGGAGTTGGCGGGTGAGACACCCGGCGTTCTCGGCGTCCCCGGGAGCGGCGGGACTGCCGGGAGCAACGGGGTCGCCGGAAGCGGCGGGAACGGCCGGAGGGTCTGCTGGGTCGGCCCGTCGGTCTCGGCCCGGCCGTCGGCCGCCGGCTTCCCGTGGGAGTGGCTCGACGCCGGGCGCGCCACCGTGCTGGTCACGCTGGGCACCGCGAACGCCGACGTCGGCGGACGGTTCCTCGACGTGTGCCGGAGCGCGCTGCGGGAACGGGCCGACCGGGTGCAGGGCGTGATCGTCGACCCCGGCGGCACGCTGACGGCGCGGGAGCCGGACAAGGACGTGCTGGTCGTGCCGTTCGTGCCGCAACTCGCCCTGCTGGAAAGAGGAGTCGGCGCGGTGGTCTGTCACGCGGGCCACAACACCGTGTGCGAGGCGCTCTGGCACGGCGTGCCGCTCGTCGTGGCCCCGATCCGCGACGACCAGCCGGTGGTGGCCGCTCAGGTCGTGGACGCGGGGGCCGGGGTGCGGGTGCGCTTCGGCCGGGTCACCGCGCAGCGGTTCGGCGCGGCACTCGACTCCGTCCTGGACGACCCCGGACACCCCGCGGCGGCCGACCGGATCCGCACCGCGTTCCGCACCGCGGGCGGCGCATCCGCCGCGGCGGCCCGACTCGACGAACTGGCACGGGAGTTCACATGA
- a CDS encoding alpha/beta fold hydrolase, with amino-acid sequence MAMVDAGAVRLHVQRLGPREGRPATATVVLVHGLLTDSLASYYFTVAPAFAAAGLDVVMYDLRGHGRSARPAEGYTLDHNVDDLEALLDRLGVTGPVHLVGNSYGGTIAFAYAARHPGRAASVTLVESEPATAAWAVKLGGILDRVVTQLAHNEPDAIAWITAHRGHNTARLAKGAARLARDTTLGRDIPASRVLTEDRIAAVRCPVLAVYGGDSDLAALAPWLESVLPDCRTVVIPGHEHSVLVEAAAAVGGHILSLVEDAGRTAAKAAG; translated from the coding sequence TGGTCGACGCCGGCGCCGTCCGGCTGCACGTACAGCGGCTCGGCCCCCGGGAGGGCCGGCCGGCCACCGCCACCGTGGTGCTGGTGCACGGTCTGCTCACCGACAGCCTGGCCAGCTACTACTTCACCGTCGCGCCCGCGTTCGCCGCCGCGGGACTCGACGTCGTCATGTACGACCTGCGCGGCCACGGCCGCAGCGCGCGCCCCGCCGAGGGCTACACGCTGGACCACAACGTGGACGACCTCGAGGCACTGCTCGACCGGCTGGGGGTGACCGGTCCGGTGCACCTGGTCGGCAACTCCTACGGCGGCACGATCGCGTTCGCCTACGCGGCTCGGCACCCCGGGCGGGCGGCGAGCGTGACCCTCGTCGAGTCCGAACCGGCCACCGCCGCCTGGGCGGTGAAGCTCGGCGGCATCCTGGACCGGGTCGTGACCCAGCTCGCCCACAACGAGCCCGACGCGATCGCCTGGATCACCGCCCACCGCGGACACAACACCGCCCGCCTGGCCAAGGGCGCGGCCCGGCTCGCCCGCGACACCACCCTCGGCCGGGACATCCCGGCCAGCCGGGTGCTGACGGAGGACCGCATCGCGGCGGTGCGCTGCCCGGTGCTCGCCGTGTACGGCGGCGACTCCGACCTCGCCGCGCTCGCGCCGTGGCTGGAGTCGGTGCTGCCGGACTGCCGGACCGTGGTGATCCCTGGACACGAGCACTCGGTGCTGGTGGAGGCGGCGGCCGCCGTCGGCGGGCACATCCTGTCGCTCGTCGAGGATGCCGGACGGACTGCGGCGAAGGCCGCCGGATGA